One Lactobacillus sp. ESL0785 DNA window includes the following coding sequences:
- a CDS encoding DUF1002 domain-containing protein — protein sequence MKKTISILTIITVSLITVCGLTSLRQVQADELPIVCLGTSLTDPQQNGTLKTLTAPLNGASYQTITITGADLVKYLNPSGDNFTTGSGVWSSAMIQKTAAGSGINIQILDYKGHDNITKITTNQYKNAALTAGIADANIYVTSATPIDGSGALAGVYAAYAKTGASLNQNQVNAAQDEMGTLSNITKENEHKAGYTDAQLNNAVAGAKQEMGKVGNNISNSQIHDIVEHQININHLGDTINNNQKQQIVNVLIEVRDSGALKHQNFKEQAADLSKGIKKHAKSVFDKLDTPENRNWFEQIWQKITNFFGHLFGGTIILTK from the coding sequence TAACGGTATCACTGATTACAGTTTGCGGACTTACTAGTCTTCGTCAAGTACAAGCCGATGAATTACCGATAGTTTGCTTAGGCACATCACTAACTGATCCACAACAAAACGGTACTCTGAAAACCTTAACTGCACCCTTAAATGGTGCAAGTTATCAAACAATCACGATTACTGGTGCTGATTTAGTTAAATATCTCAATCCGTCCGGTGATAACTTCACCACTGGATCTGGTGTTTGGTCTAGCGCCATGATTCAAAAAACAGCAGCGGGCAGTGGGATCAACATCCAAATTTTAGATTATAAGGGCCACGATAATATCACTAAGATCACCACTAATCAATACAAAAATGCTGCCTTAACTGCAGGAATTGCTGATGCCAACATTTATGTTACTAGTGCTACACCAATTGACGGTTCCGGTGCCTTAGCTGGCGTTTATGCTGCTTACGCTAAGACCGGCGCAAGTTTAAACCAAAATCAGGTCAACGCTGCACAAGACGAAATGGGCACTTTAAGCAATATCACTAAAGAAAATGAACATAAAGCTGGTTACACTGATGCCCAACTAAACAACGCAGTAGCTGGTGCTAAACAGGAAATGGGCAAAGTAGGTAACAACATTTCTAACAGTCAAATACACGATATTGTTGAACATCAAATTAACATTAATCACCTTGGCGACACTATTAATAACAACCAAAAACAGCAGATTGTCAATGTCTTAATCGAAGTACGTGATTCTGGTGCTTTAAAGCACCAGAATTTTAAAGAACAGGCTGCTGATTTATCAAAGGGTATCAAGAAGCATGCTAAAAGTGTTTTTGACAAGTTAGATACCCCAGAAAACCGAAATTGGTTTGAACAAATTTGGCAAAAAATCACTAATTTTTTTGGTCATTTATTCGGCGGTACAATTATCTTAACTAAATAA
- a CDS encoding alpha/beta hydrolase, which translates to MFFNTKKYKEEAEKNRKHNLSEEPSRFNMLALAIIASIIPLRPFLRLHKKHIDDHAVIEKSNSTIQQIPILYFHGFRGGDYTTNVMVEQALKDKSNGHYLKITADLLGNFKLEGTWTNDKHPIVQVVFRQRLIGIYAIDYYLQLILPFLSQKYHFKNYIAVAHSLACPCIVRTEMRASRKKNFPRLTKCVFIAGPFDGVIFLSDIPNINALKQNGRPRVIYPHYLYLILRRKRFNPDISVLNIYGNVLDNTNSDKFISVTSAKSIRYILAPGAHSYHEVEIRGQKYAEHSWMHDNPFVINIIDKFIGLKK; encoded by the coding sequence ATGTTCTTCAATACTAAAAAATATAAGGAAGAAGCGGAAAAAAACCGTAAACATAATTTATCTGAAGAACCCAGCCGTTTCAATATGCTCGCACTAGCAATTATTGCTAGTATCATACCTCTACGGCCTTTTTTGCGCCTGCATAAGAAGCACATTGATGATCATGCGGTCATTGAAAAAAGCAACAGCACGATTCAACAAATACCAATTCTCTACTTTCATGGTTTTCGCGGTGGTGATTATACTACCAACGTTATGGTTGAGCAGGCATTAAAAGACAAGAGTAATGGTCATTATCTTAAGATAACAGCTGACCTGCTTGGTAATTTCAAGCTTGAAGGCACTTGGACTAATGACAAGCATCCTATAGTCCAAGTTGTCTTTCGCCAAAGATTAATTGGCATCTATGCCATTGACTACTATTTGCAGCTTATCTTGCCATTTTTAAGTCAAAAATACCACTTTAAAAATTACATTGCCGTAGCTCACTCGCTGGCTTGTCCTTGTATTGTGCGGACAGAAATGCGGGCCTCCCGCAAGAAAAACTTCCCGCGGCTGACCAAATGCGTCTTTATTGCTGGGCCATTTGATGGGGTAATCTTCTTGAGTGACATTCCTAATATCAATGCCCTCAAGCAAAACGGTCGCCCCAGGGTTATCTATCCGCACTACCTTTATCTCATACTGCGGCGTAAACGCTTCAATCCGGATATTTCCGTTTTAAACATTTATGGTAACGTCCTCGACAATACCAACAGCGACAAATTCATTTCTGTTACTTCCGCTAAAAGTATTCGCTACATTCTAGCCCCTGGCGCACATTCATACCACGAAGTTGAAATTCGCGGACAAAAATACGCTGAACACAGCTGGATGCACGATAATCCTTTTGTCATTAACATCATTGACAAATTTATCGGCCTAAAAAAGTAA
- a CDS encoding ribonuclease H family protein: MKFYAVKKGRTPGIYRTWAAAEKQITGFSGAEYKSFTKITDATEYLNWNQETVQEILQPGEDTLQRTIAKIQRASRNIKPEQIKPSPQPHKQLVHKPSQSKPVSKTGSQFATIYTDGGTRNTGNYRGGHVRPTDKAAWAYLIEWQEEGQLQSTYGTNGEFGATNNKMELTALIEALKKLLKLGFNKQKLLFVLDSQYVLKPITEGWLENWKKRGWHKSSKGEIANLAGWQELDNLLGQFTQPQFAWTKGHANNRGNEFVDHTLNKFMDQM, from the coding sequence ATGAAATTTTATGCAGTAAAAAAAGGCCGCACTCCCGGTATTTATCGTACGTGGGCTGCGGCTGAAAAGCAAATAACTGGGTTTTCTGGTGCGGAATATAAATCTTTTACTAAGATAACCGATGCAACAGAATATTTAAATTGGAATCAGGAAACGGTGCAAGAAATTTTACAGCCAGGGGAAGACACGCTGCAGCGGACAATTGCTAAAATTCAGCGAGCTAGTCGCAATATTAAACCTGAGCAAATTAAGCCTAGCCCCCAACCTCATAAACAACTGGTGCATAAGCCTTCTCAGAGTAAGCCCGTGTCTAAAACTGGTTCACAATTTGCGACCATTTATACGGATGGCGGTACCCGGAATACTGGTAATTATAGGGGCGGTCATGTTAGGCCGACAGATAAGGCTGCTTGGGCTTATTTAATTGAGTGGCAAGAAGAAGGCCAGCTGCAGTCAACTTACGGTACCAATGGTGAGTTCGGGGCAACTAATAACAAGATGGAATTAACAGCCTTAATTGAAGCCCTGAAAAAATTGCTCAAATTAGGTTTTAATAAGCAAAAATTATTATTCGTACTTGATTCGCAATATGTTCTAAAGCCAATTACTGAGGGTTGGCTTGAAAATTGGAAAAAGCGAGGTTGGCATAAAAGTTCTAAGGGAGAAATTGCTAATTTAGCTGGCTGGCAGGAATTGGATAATCTGCTTGGTCAATTTACACAGCCGCAGTTTGCTTGGACGAAAGGTCACGCAAATAACCGTGGTAATGAATTTGTCGACCACACTTTAAATAAGTTTATGGATCAGATGTAA